The segment ACAACAGAGGTTTTGCATGATGTGAACCTTGCCATTCGCCCCGGAACCATGACCGCCCTTGTGGGGCCGTCCGGCTCCGGTAAATCCACGGTGGCAAAACTGATTGCCGGGTATTGGGATGTTACATCCGGCAGCATTACCCTCGGAGGTTATGAATTGAAAGATATTCCGCTGTCCGAAATTTCAGACCAGATTTCCTATGTGTCCCAGGACAACTATCTTTTTAACCGCAGTATCAGGGAAAACATCCGTATGGGAAAGCCCAGCGCCACAAACGCGGAGGTAGAACAGGCCGCCAAACAAAGCGGTTGCGATACCTTTATCCGCAAGCTGGACAATGGCTATGATACGATTGTCGGCAGCGCCGGTTCCCACCTTTCCGGCGGGGAGCGCCAGCGTATTGCCATCGCCCGCGCCATGCTGAAAAATGCGCCGGTTGTCATTTTAGACGAGGCAACAGCCTACATTGACCCCGAGAACGAGGCGCTGGTACAGAAAGCCATTTCCGCTTTAACTGTCGGCAAGACCCTGATTGTGATTGCACACCGACTGTCTACCATTGTTGGCGCGGACAACATCGTTGTTGTGAAGGATGGAACCGTCCACGCACAGGGTACGCATGAGAAACTGCTGGAAACCTGCCCCCTCTACCGGGATATGTGGCAGGCGCATATCGGCGCGAAAGACCAGATGTAAGGGGGTGTTGTCAGATGTATGGAACATTGAAAAAAATCTTTGCTTTTGCAGGAAGCAAAAAGGGGCTTTTGAAAAAATCCCTGTTGTTTGCATTTCTGTCCGGGCTGTTTTCAGCCATGCAGTTTGCCGCCCTCTTTGTAGTGATTGGTGCGCTGGTATCTGACAACCGGGACGGAAGTATTGTCTGGATCTCGTTGGGAATTATGGCGGTATCCCTCATCGGGCGTATCATCACGACCTATTTTTCCACGATGGAGCAGACGGAAACCGGCTATTGCATGGTGGCGGAAAAGCGTATCCACATCGGAGATCGGTTGCGCTACATCCCGATGGGCTACTTCAACAAGAATAGTATCGGGAATATTACCGCCATTGTCACAACAACTTTAGGTGATGTAGAGAACTCAGCAGCCCGTGTCCTGGTGTCAGTGCTGGGCGGTTTTTTCAACTCGGTGGCTCTTGTCATTGTCCTGCTGATATTCGACTGGCGGATTGGGCTTGTGGCTGCTGTCGGTGTCCTGCTTTATCTTGCGGCGGCAGAACTGGCCCTCCGCAAGTCTGCGGCCCTAAGCTCGGTACGCCAGCACACGCAGGAGTCCCTTGTGGAGTCCGTGTTGGAGTACATTCAGGGCATGGGGATTGTCAAAGCATTTGGCCTTGAACGGGACAGCACACAATCCATTGGAAACGCTATACAGGCAAGCTGCCGGGATAACCTGAAACTGACAAAAGCCAGCGTTCCCTATGACGCTATCAAGCAAGTGGTTGTCCGGGTGTTCAGCGTCCTGCTGTTGCTGGCCTCGGTCTGGTTCTGGCTGGATGGCTCTCTGCCGCTGGCCTACGGCCTGATTTTGGTAATCGCTTCTTTCATGGTGTTCAACGATTTGGAAAACGCCGGGAACATGGCTTCTCTGCTTCAAATGCTGGTGGCCTCGATGGATACGGCAAACTCCATTGATGACACGCCGATAATGGACGAGAAAGGCACTGACATTACGCCGAAGTCCAGCGAGATCGTGTTTGACAAGGTGGATTTTTCCTACGCAGACCGCAAGATATTGGATCAGGTTAGCTTTACCATTCCCGAAAAAACGACTACGGCCATTGTCGGCCCTTCCGGGGCGGGTAAGACAACGATGTGCAACCTGATTGCCCGCTTTTGGGATGTGAACGCCGGGAAGATTACCATAGGCGGTACGGATGTGCGGGATTTCAAACTGGACAGCCTGATGAAGAATATCTCGATGGTGTTTCAGAGCGTGTACCTCTTTGCAGATACGATTGAGAACAATATCAAGTTTGGCTGCCCGGACGCCACCCATGAGCAGGTGGTTGAGGCGGCGAAAAAGGCTTGCTGCCATGACTTTATTTCCGCTCTGCCGGAGGGTTATGATACTGTGATTGGCGAGGGCGGCGGCACTTTGTCCGGCGGTGAGAAACAGCGTATTTCCATCGCCCGCGCCATGCTGAAAAATGCGCCCGTCATCATTTTGGACGAGGCAACAAGCAGCGTTGACCCGGAGAATGAGGATGAATTGCAGCGGGCTATTGAGGCGTTGACCCATGACAAGACCATCATTATGATTGCCCACCGGCTGAAAACCGTTCGGAACGCCGACCAAATCCTTGTGTTAGACAATGCCCATATCGTCCAGCGCGGCACTCATGCAGAGCTGATCCGGCAGAAGGGCCTATATGCCGACTTTGTATTGGCCAGACAGGAGGCCATAGGCTGGAAACTGGCTCAGTAAAGGAGGTTCAGATGAAACTTCATGCGTCCGGGGAGGACTACCTGGAAACCATCCTTGTTCTCCAAAAGAAACTCGGTATGGTACGCTCCGTAGATGTGGCCCGGCACATGGAGGTGTCAAAGCCCAGCGTGTGCCATGCGGTGGCTACCTTGCGGGACGGCGGCTTTCTCACAATGGACGAAGATCACTTTCTCCATCTGACCGATGTGGGCCGCGAGGTTGCCGAAAAAATCTATGAGCGCCATTGCTTCTTTACCGAGCAGCTTATCGCCGCAGGCGTTGACCCAAAAACTGCGGAGGCCGATGCCTGCCGGATTGAACACGTTATTAGCCAGGAATCCTTTCAAAAACTGAAAGATGCTTTAGAGGACTAAGGAGGTGGTGATGACATGGGAAATTAGCCGTATTGGATTTAAGAAATTCTGGCAGACAGATAGGCGAAAAACTGTTTACCCTGCTTTCTCCCAACCAAAAGAAGGAGCTGGCTCAGTTTGTTCGTGACTATGAGGCTGGCAATATTCCGGCTGATGTCCCATACTTAACACTTCTTCGAGGCCAGTATTTTATCCCTCCGCAGGCAGATCAGTCATTGACGGAAATCCGGGAAGGTGATTTGTATTTCTGCTTGGAGCAGCGCCTTGTTACCGTGCGGAGCCAGGTAATTCCGCTGACGGTCAAGGAATTTGAAATCTTCGCTTTGCTCATACTGAACCCAAAGCGGGTGTTCACTTATGAAATGCTCCTGGATCTGGTATGGCATGAGGATTATTCCTACTATTCCCGGAAAGCAATCAACAACCACATAAGCAACCTGCGAAAGAAACTCCGGGTTGCCCCCGACTTGCCGGATTATGTAAAAAGCGTCTATGGTGTAGGCTACAAATTTGAAATATAGAAAGGGTGCGGTATTCCCTGCCGCATCCTTAAATTTTCGCTTTTTCTGCTGTGTGGATAATGCCTGATTTTGTCATATATTGTTGATTAAATTCAGTAAAACCATGACACTTCTGGAAGAATTATAGCATTTATCCCTATATAATGCCCCAAAATGAGGGAGGTGGACATAATAGGTAACTCTGCTCTCCTTCACTAAAGGAGGGCATGGAAAATGCTGCCGAGGTCAGAATACCGGCCTCGACATAGCCGGTCATATAAAAGAGATTCAAACCCCGTAATCCTGCGATGGATTGCGGGGTTTTTCCATTCGACAGGATTTTGCATTTTCCATTCTGCTCCGTCAGATAGTGACGGAATACGACAGGCGCAGCTTACCGCTGTACGGTGGGCGCTCTTTTTTACAGATAAAGCGCAGGACAAGCCTGCCGCCGGACCTGTACGGTGTAGATCACCGCCCCTCTGATTTCGATTTGCCCATTAACCCACTCAAAAATCGAAATTGGAGGATTACCATGAAAGAAATCAATCTGCGGGAATTTTACCCGGAAATATATAAAACGGATCTGTTTATCAGCCTGCCCGATGAGGTTGTGGATGTGCTGGTAGAATATCAGCGGAAAGAAGTGGCATATCGCCGCCGTACATACCGGCATAAGGCATTCTTTTCTCTTGATTATGGGGATGATATTGAACGCGAAGCTGTTCTTTTTACCCCAACGCTGCAGGAGATCGTAGAAAGGCACCTGGAGGAAGAACGGCTGTACCAGGCGATTTCTTCATTGCCAGAGAAACAACGCCAGCGTGTGTACGCTCACTATATTCTCGGCATTACCCTGATGGATATTGCCAAGATGGAAGGTGTTTCTCTCCATGCTGTCCATGAAAGTATTCGGCGCGGACTTCGGCGTCTGGAAAAAATTTTAGAAGAAAATTTCTAAACCCCCTATAAATGTACCCCTGAAAATGTCACGACTTATAGAAGGACAATTTTTTGGGACAATGCCATTTCGGTGAGTGAGAACCTTCAACGGTGCCACACCCACCTGTATATGCAGACAAGCTCCCAGCCCTTCATCTGGACCTTGAAAACTGCATATACGGTGCCATAGGTACTTTCCCTGTATTCCGAGCGGCAAATGGAGCGGCGCGATGACAGGCGGCTTTAAGGAGGTGATGAAGCCCAGCCGTCCGAGCGATCTACGCTATCTATTGATCTGGCTGTGGCAGGCCAGACGCGATGACTGATACAGGGTATAATGATACTTTCTCACGACCCGTCAAAGACTTGGGGGGAGTCCCTTCTGTGTTCGTTAGCTCTGGCGAAGCGACGGCACAAGCAGGGCTATGATGCGGTAAAGCTGGCCGCAGCCTGTGGCATCCCCGGCCCGGAAAAGGGCCTGCCGGGGGGCGTGGCAAATACGGCAAGCTACTAAGAAAACATCCATGCCGTTGTTTTGATTTTCGAGCAGCGGCATGGATTCTTATAAAATCGAAATCAGATACCATGAGGCCGGGCCGCTCTTTTCGTGTGTCCGGCCTTATTCATGTGATTTTGACTGAAAAATTTATCATGGATAAATCGCAAATTTTTTTGATTAGCAGCGGACAAGTGGGAACCAGAGCGTTATAATAATGGTGGAAGTCATAATACATTTTGTCGGCTGCGGAAAGGAGGACAAATGGATCAGGCTGCAAAATGTACGCAAAGAGATACCCCAAAGTCAAGGACCTACACAGTTGAAGATGTGGCCGCTATGCTGAATATCGGCCGTACTTCTGCTTATAACCTTGTAAAAGAGGGGCATTTCAAGACCGTTCGAGTTGGTAATGCCATACGAATTTCCAAAAAATCATTTGACGAATGGTTAGATGCTTTAGTCCTCTAACCGGAAAGGAAGATCGTATATGGCATCCATCATCAAACGTAAAAAAGCATATTCTGTTGTTTATAATTATACTGACGAAAACGGAAATACCAAGCAGAAATGGGAAACATGGCATACCCATAAAGAAGCCCTGAAACGGAAAGCGGAGATTGAAAACCAGCAAAACAACGGTACGTTTCTTCCTCCGAACAATCAGAAGTTATCTGATTTTCTCTATGATTTTGTTTCCACTTATGGGGCAAAGAAATGGGGCGTTTCCATGTATGACAGCCAGACGGCCCTGATTGCCAACTATATCAATCCGATTATCGGCGATTTGGAAGTGCAGGCAATCAATCCCCGTGTCGTGGATAAGTACATTCAGACCCTTCAAAAGACGCCTTCTGTTTCCAGGAAGAACCGCAAAGCGCGAACGGAGTTTGTCACGAACCAAACGATTGAAAAAATTATTAAATTGCTTCGATGCGCTTTTAAACAAGCTGTTCGCTGGGAATTGGTCGGTAAAAATCCTTTTGAAAACACCGTGCTTCCTAAGACGGAGTACAAGAAGCGGGATATTTGGAACGCAGATACGATTCGGATTGCATTGGACCAATGCACTGATAATAAGCTGTATATCGCTATGAATCTCGCGTTTGCCTGCTCTCTGCGTATGGGAGAAATCCTTGGTCTGCGGTGGAAGAATGTTTTCATTGAGGACGAACACATCATGGCTGACAATGCCTATATCTACATTGACGCAGAGTTGACACGGGCCTCAAAACAGGCGATTGAAATGCTTGGTGAAAAAGATATTTATTACATTTTCACCCCGCTCATGCCTAATACCAGCACTCGGCTGATCCTGAAAAAGCCGAAAACGGATTCCAGTATACGCAAGGTCTGGCTTCCTAAAACCCTGGCCTATATCCTTCGTGAGTGGAGAAAAGCGCAGGAGGAATTGAAATCATTTCTCGGTGATGAATACCAGGACTTTGATTTGGTAGTTGCTCTGCCTAACGGCAGGCCGTGTGAAAATCGGATCATCGAGAAAGAGTTTTCAATCCTGAAAGAGAAGGCTGGGCTGCCTAACGTGGTATTTCACTCTCTCAGACATTCCAGCACTACTTACAAGCTGAAGCTCAACCACGGGGACCTGAAGGCCACACAGGGCGATACAGGCCATGCAGAGATTGATATGATTACGAAGGTATATGCACATATCCTGGACGAAGATCGCAAGGTGAACGCTCAGAAGTTTGAGAACGCTTTCTATGCGATCAACAGGGATCTGAAAAATGTGCAGCCTCCGCAGGAACAGCCAGCGGCACCAACCTTAGACCTCTCCGCACTGATTGAACAGCTTCAAAAATCTCCGGAGCTGGCACAAACACTGGCGG is part of the Clostridium sp. M62/1 genome and harbors:
- a CDS encoding ABC transporter ATP-binding protein codes for the protein MYGTLKKIFAFAGSKKGLLKKSLLFAFLSGLFSAMQFAALFVVIGALVSDNRDGSIVWISLGIMAVSLIGRIITTYFSTMEQTETGYCMVAEKRIHIGDRLRYIPMGYFNKNSIGNITAIVTTTLGDVENSAARVLVSVLGGFFNSVALVIVLLIFDWRIGLVAAVGVLLYLAAAELALRKSAALSSVRQHTQESLVESVLEYIQGMGIVKAFGLERDSTQSIGNAIQASCRDNLKLTKASVPYDAIKQVVVRVFSVLLLLASVWFWLDGSLPLAYGLILVIASFMVFNDLENAGNMASLLQMLVASMDTANSIDDTPIMDEKGTDITPKSSEIVFDKVDFSYADRKILDQVSFTIPEKTTTAIVGPSGAGKTTMCNLIARFWDVNAGKITIGGTDVRDFKLDSLMKNISMVFQSVYLFADTIENNIKFGCPDATHEQVVEAAKKACCHDFISALPEGYDTVIGEGGGTLSGGEKQRISIARAMLKNAPVIILDEATSSVDPENEDELQRAIEALTHDKTIIMIAHRLKTVRNADQILVLDNAHIVQRGTHAELIRQKGLYADFVLARQEAIGWKLAQ
- a CDS encoding metal-dependent transcriptional regulator; this encodes MKLHASGEDYLETILVLQKKLGMVRSVDVARHMEVSKPSVCHAVATLRDGGFLTMDEDHFLHLTDVGREVAEKIYERHCFFTEQLIAAGVDPKTAEADACRIEHVISQESFQKLKDALED
- a CDS encoding winged helix-turn-helix domain-containing protein, translating into MDLRNSGRQIGEKLFTLLSPNQKKELAQFVRDYEAGNIPADVPYLTLLRGQYFIPPQADQSLTEIREGDLYFCLEQRLVTVRSQVIPLTVKEFEIFALLILNPKRVFTYEMLLDLVWHEDYSYYSRKAINNHISNLRKKLRVAPDLPDYVKSVYGVGYKFEI
- a CDS encoding RNA polymerase sigma factor; the protein is MKEINLREFYPEIYKTDLFISLPDEVVDVLVEYQRKEVAYRRRTYRHKAFFSLDYGDDIEREAVLFTPTLQEIVERHLEEERLYQAISSLPEKQRQRVYAHYILGITLMDIAKMEGVSLHAVHESIRRGLRRLEKILEENF
- a CDS encoding helix-turn-helix domain-containing protein, with the protein product MDQAAKCTQRDTPKSRTYTVEDVAAMLNIGRTSAYNLVKEGHFKTVRVGNAIRISKKSFDEWLDALVL
- a CDS encoding site-specific integrase; its protein translation is MASIIKRKKAYSVVYNYTDENGNTKQKWETWHTHKEALKRKAEIENQQNNGTFLPPNNQKLSDFLYDFVSTYGAKKWGVSMYDSQTALIANYINPIIGDLEVQAINPRVVDKYIQTLQKTPSVSRKNRKARTEFVTNQTIEKIIKLLRCAFKQAVRWELVGKNPFENTVLPKTEYKKRDIWNADTIRIALDQCTDNKLYIAMNLAFACSLRMGEILGLRWKNVFIEDEHIMADNAYIYIDAELTRASKQAIEMLGEKDIYYIFTPLMPNTSTRLILKKPKTDSSIRKVWLPKTLAYILREWRKAQEELKSFLGDEYQDFDLVVALPNGRPCENRIIEKEFSILKEKAGLPNVVFHSLRHSSTTYKLKLNHGDLKATQGDTGHAEIDMITKVYAHILDEDRKVNAQKFENAFYAINRDLKNVQPPQEQPAAPTLDLSALIEQLQKSPELAQTLAALIGQQNQGLKAN